Part of the Notamacropus eugenii isolate mMacEug1 chromosome 5, mMacEug1.pri_v2, whole genome shotgun sequence genome is shown below.
tcatttttctcttttacttaacACTATCCCTGTCTCCCCATTTTTTCAGAAATACAAAAACAGCTCATGGATTGTTGAGCTGAAAAAGACCCAAGGGGCCATTAAACCTaaccagaagaggaaatagagtctgagagaatttaagtgacttgtacagaaTCACTCAGCTAAACACTATCTGAGGCagcattttaactcaggtctttgtggCTCCATGTATAATGCCTTCTCCACTACCACATAGAGTAATACTTCATTTATTTGTCATTCTTGGGGGATGattcattttatataattaatttttctaaataaatgacCTTGGTGGTGATGGTCATATTATTATTAAAGTAAGGTAAAGATATTGTTGTGTTTGCACAAATGCCTGCAAAGACTGTCAGCTTGTATCCAtagacaggaaggaaagaagtattaATTAagctatataccaggcacttttctaagcactggaaatgcaaataaagACAACAACACAGACCTGTACTCAAGGAACTTGCATATTAATAAATGAAACCATTATATGATGAATAGACAGATAtagaataaataagagataacCTCAGAGGTAAGGCACTATCAGTGTCAGGtggtgtgtgtgcgtatgtataggtgtgtgcatgtgtatgtgcgtgtgcatatGGGTGGAGGGGGATCAGGAAATACCTTTACCAGAAAGTGGAATtggaactgagtcttgaaggcattcagagaagccaggaggagcAGAAGCAAGGAGAAGATTCCAGTAAAAGGTACCAGGTCAAAAGATGGAAAGTCATGTCAAGCAGGGATGTAATGGTGACAACtagctttttcaaattaaaaaatgtgAATAGAATCTCCTTTTAAGTTTAGTTCATATTATTAACATcttatccatcactttcttaagataATCAATAAGATAATAATTTTGGCCCTGATCTGAGGAGTTTGCTAATTTCTGAGAAATAAATGTTTACACTCAACATTTAACAAAGACCAGGTACAAGCTGGCTTCAGCACGTCACCATGGGCAGGCACAGCAAGGAAGCAAAGAGTGTAGAGTGtgtggagaggaaaaaagtgaagaagaCTGGGTAGGGAAAAAGATAATGTTTTGAAGGGAGAGATGACAAGATTTGGCCACAGAATGGATATGTAGGGTGAGTGTGAGTGTGGAGTTAAGGATGACACTGAGAATGTGAACTAGGAAAACTGCTAAGTTGGTCCATGCCCTcaaaagtaatagggaagtttagaagagatTTACAGCCTACAGCATCATTGGGAGAATATTGGTGCTAACTAAAGGGATCTGAAGTCTGTTAATGCACTGAGTAGGCTTCAAAACATAATATGACTGAATCTTAATCTCAAGTCCATCTCATTATCTATTTGTGATGCTTACCTAAGTCATACATAAGGATCAATCATTGTTCAAATACGTAATCCACAAAAAGCTCTTTACAAACTATAGCAAATAGAACCTATAGAAATTAAAAGTACTATTAATTTCTGTGGTTCCATACAGTCAGTACATTATGGAGTTTGGTTTGATTCTCTAACctataggaaaggaaaagaattagtAGGACAAGGaagttacatttatatattattacaaCTATTGAGTGTGCAACACTATTATTGAGTAAACTGGCAGAAGTTTATCACTTTTCCCAGAGATATCACATTTTATATGCCTAGTTCTTTTTAGCTGATTCTTTCCAAGAACTTGATAGAGATTTCCCAAGTACTGCATCTCTTAGTTGAGAATCTACATAaaacagagaagcataggaaatAAAAGTGAAAGGGGACCATAGATATactcccttaattttatagataaggaaactgaggcacaagaatGTGAAGTGACCTACTCAAGCATATAGAGTTAGTGACAAACTAAGGCTAAAATCTAAATCTGCCGACTCTCTAACCCATTATTTAGTATAAGAAGCTGCCTCTCAGAAACTGCTGAGTGACTGGTTAAAGATCTTGAAGTATCTAACCATAGCTAGAGTGGAACCATTGAGGCTTTGCCCTatggaactgaaatttagtaggtacaaacattcaaaaaaattatattaaaaattgtacagtttaaaatttgttacatttatatgtttatagtatttcatttttttaacaggGTAGAGATGACTGACTTTAGCATTTGGTTAGTTGAAATGATAAGCTATGGGTAACTACATTGTTAGCAATACCTCTCTGTGAACAAGTCTAGTATTTAGTTCTCTTTTCTGCTCAGCTAAGATGAAtgaattatttgtattattttcacATCACGAATTGCAAAATTGATTTGATGGTACTTTTTATAAGCTGCTTGATCTTGGTATGTTGTTTACCAAAATTGCTAGGTAGGCTGGGGCTCACAAAAGAAGTTAAAGCAACTTTTTTTCCAGCATCATCTAATCAATGAAGAATAGGGCTATACATGTGATCTAGGATTCCAGACTTTAAGTGgaatatatgttttttttaaattcatttggaTAGTCAACAATCACAATTTTGCACAACTTTTGTGGAAAACTatgtttattacaagagaaatgaacatgcataTGAAACCCTAATCTAGTGCAAAGAATTCACAACCCAAATGGAAGTTATGAAATTGAGATAAAAGGAGGAGAAACAGAAATCTCCACCTAAATAAGAGTGGCAAAGAGAAGAAATCATGAATAATTAAGATGGCAAAAGcaggattttttccccttgggaAATGCAAGACTATGAAGATAGGATGGTCTGTTTATCTACAAGGGTCCCAGCTGCAGTTTCCCAGTCTACGTGGCAGCTGTCTTGACTCCCAAGGACACACTGGGAATCTGGCTTGGGTtgcaaacaacaaattatgtcaaCTCAGTGAGGTGGGAGGCAGGTGGGGGGGCTTCGTCCTTGATGCATTCAGGGTCTCCTGCTTACTCCAGGTCAGTATTTCCAGAAAATATTGCAACTCAAAAGGACAACTTCAGGGGACCCCTTAACATTCCTTAATATTCTCCCCTGTTGATCAAAGGTGATGCCTGAGTACGCCTATGACCATAGTATGTCCATttgcattaaaaacaaaatatgaaggaaagggAGTGAAAACTGTGGCATGAAGGTTTTTGTTGTTTGGGTCTatacctttgatttcatttgtgtgaGGAGTTCAAAGTATGGAAATTCTTTTCAGCAATGCAGATGGGAaccttggagagttgcctagtGCATTGAGAGGATAAGTGAATTTCCCATGATCACCAGCCTGGTATCTgtcagaatcaggacttgaatttcctgactccaaatctattctTCTATTCTATGTGGCTTAGACAAGAGCAAAAGTTTCCTGACTAAGTGTTGAACAATGAAATTAGCAAGCAAAAGAGGGGATAGAATATTTTTCCTTTAGAGACTACTGAAAAGATCTCTTGGCATTGTTTGTGGCATAGTTCTGGAAGAATGGATCTGATCACCTCTATGCTCTGTGactcattttcccctctttcaGGGAATTCTCCTTGTCACACACCTCAGGTTCAAAGAGGCACCAGTTTTACCAGTGCACCAGGGATGTCGATAACTCTCAAATGTCCAGTGAATCAATGTGGCAAGAATCTGACTGTGTCATGGGTCAAGGTAAATGGAACAGAAAACTTCCCCATTCGGGATGGACCTAGGAAGTCTACACTGTGGGATAAAGAGAAGAACTTAACTTTGTTCCGTCTACATTTTGACCCTGTGCTTGAAGGCGATAGTGGCTCATATCGGTGTATGGTTAATTATTCACAAAGTTCTGTGTTTTCCAGCCATCAAATGAATATCTATGTAACAAGTGAGTATCAGCTGCAAAGCCCAGACATCTATGTAACAAGTGAGTATCAACTCCAAAGCCCATACTTCTGATGGACATTCTCATCTTATTTTATTCATGGAAGCAAGATTGATTTTCTATCCTCTTTTAGGGAGTGGGAAGATTTCACTCCTATTAATTTTATTGGTCAAGTGAAATCACCTATGAGGAAACATGTTCTGTCAATGCAGGCTGTCAAGTCTTCTGCAactcaaagaattagaaagatttTTGAGGCTTTACTTTTTCAAGGAGATGAGGTGCTTAAAAACATCTCCAACTAAAAAATCATTACTCCTGAAAATACTGTAGCTGCTGATTCTAGCTAGTCTTTGCTTTTTTAATTCATTCGTTTGTTTATTTGTTCAATTAATATATGTTGTGCTCCTTTTATATTCAAAGTAACTTGCCAGTCACCACAGTGAGTACTCACACAGCTAGCTGGCTCtgtggacagagccctgggcttggaatcaggaagctggaactcctctttgtgagttcaaatctagctttggaCACTtgctagccgtgtgaccctgggcagtcactgcatgtatttgcctcaatttcctcatctgtaaaatgagctaaagtaggaaatggcaaaccactacagtatctttgccaagaaaaccccaaatggagtcacaaagagttggacatgactaattgACAAAACAACAATAAGTAATTCAGACCTTCAGTTCCAATTGTTTCTCCCTCTTGCTCCAGGCCTGTGTTCTGTTCTAGTTGATAACTGGACAGTCCTTATTTGGATGTACTATTGACATCTTAGCTTCATCAGATCTAAAACTGAGCCTCCCTCATCActactgctccttctcagttttttaattcattctcaatatttagttcatatttttaattcatttaattaatgGTAAACTGAGgtctgggaaaaaaatctaatttagaAAGGCCATCCTGGGTCATTGCTAGTTATCTGGACCTTTTTCTTGCTACTTCAGTTCTTGCTACTTCAAcaaccctggaggagagagtgaggctaatgactttgtacaGTTCtacctcacttaagtccaattcttTCACAAATCAGGACATTATCCTTGTGAGGTCATTGTTCTTCTttgacaaagaaggaagaaaaacacaaTGATTTCAACTATTGACTGAAAGAGGCTGAGTGACACAATGGAAAGAGGGCTAAATTTgttatctgagttcaaatactgactcTACCATATATTACTATAtgagtaaccttgggcaaatgacttaacttttctgggcctcagtttccttatctgtaaaatgaggagcctGGACTTGCTTTCTTCTGAGGtgctttctaattctaaattgttgactcttcccttttccttgtcTCCTCTATTTATTCTCCTTCAAGGCCTAGAAATCTCAAGAACCCTTAGATTGATATTTACTGCCTCCACTAAGGCTGGAGAAGGGAATAGTGGTACCTGTTAAATAGACCCTTCTTGCGAGGACCTTCTCTGAGCTAGCCCAACATCTAAAAAGTGCCTCTCTTCTGCTACTGCTGTTGAGTCACTTACAGTCATGCCTGActcatcatttggggttttctgagcaaagatactgcagtgatttgccatttccttctctagttcattttacagatgaggaaattgaagcaaacagggttatgtgacttgcccagcatcacgcagctagcaagtgtctgaggccagatttgaactcaggaagatggccTGGCACTCTAGCTGCCCTGAGCTAGATAGAGctctaaaaaaaaagtttatgtgTTCTTCTCTCTTCTGCTGTGCTTTGGATCTCTTGACCAACATAGAAAAGCAATGAAAGGAGCAACCATTAATTTAGTGCCtgctacatgtcaggcactgagctttacaaatactctcttatttgattctcacaacagtcttgggaggcaggtgctgtgattatctatattttataggTGAGACAGACAgagctgcccaaggtcacacagctagtaaataacagaaataaaattttaactgGTCTTCCTTGCtgcatgcccagtgctctatccactgtgccagctagctgcttACCTGTGAGTAGCCTTGTGTCCACaaatactataaatattatttgagtGGGCAAATTAAAGAGGGAgtaaaaagggaggaagaaaaagaggaatgccttttttttttttttttgcttcagacaGTAAAAATCATCCAGAAATATCACTGGAGGCCTTTGCTAATTGTGGCTCCTGTTAACTCCCACTCTTAGAGGAAATAAGATGCTATGCCATGTAACAGTAATTCCATATATAGCTCCACATACACATGGGAGAGAGATTAAAAACAGAGAAGATTGTTGTTTCATACACAAAGTCTCACAACTGAAGAACTGACTTTAAGCACATATTCTTGGAGTGATTGCTGATTGCTTTACATAAACTGAGTTTGAGAGAAGCAGCTTTATTGTCTAGGGCAAATCCATCTGTTTCGACCTTGGTGCACATTTCCCTTGCCAGTGTATGCTGGCCTAATAACAGGCCTTAGTGTCCATCAGCATTACTAAAGCCAGTTTATTTTCTACATATGCTTTTTCTctttaaggaaatttttttaaaatcaacatttatataccattttaAAGCTTGCAGTACACTTTGTATATGAACCTTACaccaactctgtgaggtagatatgagagatattattatccccatctaatagatggagaaactgagactcattttcagtttgctcatctgtaaaatgactctatGACTTCTCTCTGTGGTCCccttctgctctaaatctatgatcctattattaaGAAAAGTGAACTCACACATGGTCACATGCTATTaagagtcagaggcagaattttaatGAAGATCTTCCTTACTCCGAGTGAGCATTCTCTCTGCTCTATCGTATGGTCATGCTGATACAGTGTACCCACTAAGAAGTAAATTTAGATTTATCCAACTAAAATAAGGGAAATCAGATTTGTTTAATAGTCCGCAAATGTAGGGCATAGGAAAGTAAGATCTCGTTTATGTTTAagatatgtaacatatataaaaatatgataataataataattctttgaaaatctcctcttcccttcccttccatcattcttAGAACAGGGGAAGCTCACCCTCCTCAGAGACAACATAGCATATATAGTTCTTTGCAACTGGAGTCAGtgattcttgggttcaaattcccgtCCTGACACCGTGTAGCCTTCAGCAAGCACTttaacatctctggacctcagtttcctcatcaggagaaTGAGGAGAATAATCCCTATAGCACCTCCTTCAGAGAtttctgtgagaatcaaatgagtttaGAAGATTTAcaaatttaagatttacaaaacttAATGCTTTATACAAATGTTGACTTTTATGATTATCTTAGCTGAATGACTTTGTCACCATTACAAGTGATTCTCAGAGAAGGTTTCATTGAGGATGGGAAACATCTGCCTTGTCTTTGGCTCCTTCTAGAAAAGACTTCCCTCTGGGGTTTATAATAATTATCCCCTTTgaggaaagaaattaaacaaagtGAGTTTTCTAGCTATCACAACTTTCTTAATGTTCTTGAGTATTGACTGAATTTTCAGATTCAACTGAAACTCCATTGGAACAGAAACCTGAGAAAGAAACTAGACCATGGCTCTTTTACTTGGCTGTTTCGATGGGGCCGCTGGTTATACTTATTCTTACTTGTCTCGGTGGTCTGTTTCTCTGGAAGAGGAAGAAGCAAGGTGGGTCTATTTTATAACAATATTGTTCTGCAGACATATTTAGGCAATTTTTTCTCATGTGATAGTTTTTGTTTAGTTTCTGATATCTCTACCCCTCTTTTGATTTCTTGCTAAATAATGAcaagttgaaggaactggggtaGTTattctgaaggaagagaaggtgggCTGTGGTGAGGGAATGGTTATTCTCTTTAGGTATTTGAAAGGTATTGGGGAAGAAGGATGGGGGTAATTCTGCTTGACACTCAAGGAACCAAACTGGAAGCATTTACAAAGGAGCAAATTTTGACGATaaaaggaaaaccttcctaacaatgagagatATCCCAAAATATAACAGATTGCCTTGGAAGCTGATGGGTTCTCCTAACTTCCCCTTTCACCATGCCTATGGGATGTCCCCTTCATATATTTTGTGAGCTGATCCTTCCTTCAGTGCTTTCACACCTGTTTTACAACTAGCAACAATTCTCTCTGTGAACACTTGGTCTAATCCAGCTTCttctttcatctttatttttcttagtgccatttctatttcttctataaGGACTTTCTTGGACTGTGATGTTAGAGATCAAGTTTTGAGGCTCTTCTGTCCTTTATGTGAAaacagtttgtgtgtgtgtgtgtgtgtgtgtgtgtgtgtgtgtgtgtgtgtgtaaaattttgTAGatagtttccatttttcttccgtttcttccttcttccattttcatctttaaattctCTTAGGATGTTTTTGCTTAGTTGTGTCTCTCTCCAAGTTTTCTTTACAGTGATATTTAGCCTTCACTATAGCTGAGTGACTTGGTgtttagagcactggacttggaatcaggaaaacctgagttcaaaatttagtttctgacactcactagctgtgatcctggacaaatcatttaactgctgtttgccttaatacactggagaaggaaatggcaaaccactccagcatccttgCCAATAGAACTTCATAGACAGTACTATAATGTTGTCAtctacagggtcatgaagagtagacatggctggaatgactgaacagcagctttagcaacaacagtaacaaacAACATCGAGCCAAGGATGATGCAATGAACCCTTCACTGTTGCTCTGCTTTATGCAGAGATATTTATCATAATCTTACATTGGCTTCCTTcataagactttaaaaatcagtttcTATACTAAACCACTATCACCTTTGGCTTCCATATCTTTCCAACTGGCAAATGGGTCAAGTATTTGCTGACTAAGGTATTTTtaggttctttttctcttcttattatgACATTGATTTATATCACTTAAGCCTCTTTATATAATTACCATAATCTATTTTGATATTCTCTTTGCTATGCATTACTTTTAAATAATTatctaattaatttaataattagctTAATTTAATAATCACACCATTAATAATAACTATATATTTTAATAAGTCAGGATTGACTTTTAACTGTTACACTGATTAAATTGCCAAGCTACTCCCTTTCCTACTGTAGAAGAAATGTCAGATTATTTTGGGCAAATGAAGAgttctgtgattttaaaaaatttccttctccagtaaatTTACTCCATGTAGTAGAGCCCTACAGAGAAACAAGAGTTTCATTGAAAGGAAGGGGTTTGGTTGTGGTGGGAAAAACATGatcttttctagtttttcagaACCACATGCTTTAAAGCTACCACAGGGAGGATAGTTATAGAGAAGttccttctcctttttaatttctgGCACTCTTTCTCATGCTCCTACCTCCCTACCACCCATAGTGCTGTTCCATCTCTAAATTCCAGCATTTTATGATTCTAATAGCTCTAACACAGGCAAGAGTCATTTAAGGACCTTGTCAGGCTCTCATATGAGATAAAGGAAAGGCAATCGTTTCCCCTTTGAGGTGGGTTTCAAGAATCATGGCAATCTTCTCAAAGTCATGAATTACATTTTTGCCAACCACAGGGAACCTTCTGTAGCTTGACTCTTGTTGTTCAACCTTTGTCTAGTTTTGTCTGACTCTcaatggccccatttggggttttcttggcaaagatgctggactgattcactatttccttctcgagcttattttacagatgaaggaactgaggcaaatagggttaaatgacttgcccacagacactcagctagtgtctgaagtcagatttgaactcaggaaaaattaatcttcctgactttcaggCTCAGCATTTTATCTCCcaggccacctaactgccctcagCTTAACTAGATTCCATCTAGTCTGAGATCTCTCTAGAGTTTCTCTGAAAGATACAAGAAAAATAGGTGATCAGAAGAATCCCTTTAAGTGCCTGCATCCAGAATCTTTCCTGGAAAGAACAGACTTCAGATGTCTAAGCAATGACTTAGCAATAAACTCTACaaccacagaatttgagagttggaaggaacctcataCTTGAAAACTCTTCCTACCAAGAATGCCTGACAAGAGCCGATGCAGaatctgcttgaagacttccattgaGGAAGAACATTTCAAGACAGTTGATTTCACTTTggggcagctctaattgttaaaaagtttttattggcATTAATCACCAGTTTTCCTCTTTATAACTTCCATCCACTTCTCCTGGTTTCTTCTAATTGGTCAGCCTGCCTAaagtttctccctactccaaataattttcttcatgGTTGCCAAAATGAATTCCTTAAGCACAGACCTGATTGTGTCACTCCCTTGCTCACtggttccctattatctctagaataaaataaaaagcatttctttggtttttaaagcccttcacaacctcaACTTCACCTATTTTTTTggccttattttattttattcccctATTTCTGGCACCTTATGACTTCTTTCAGTTCCTCATATATCAAACTTCATCTTCTGTCTCTATGCATTTGCACTGCCCGCCCCCCAGGCCCCCTAATTATCACATCACAGAATTCCAAATCCCATCAAGGCAGGGCTCAGGCATTACCTTCTACATGCtatcttttctgatttctctaactgctagtgccctcccttgCTAACTACAATTCAATTATCTCactttcatttgtatttattccaCATTTACTTATATTAtgtgcatgttgtttctccaGATAGAATTTCAGCTACTTGAGAGcatggattgtttcatttttgtctttgtatcctagtACCTACAATGGTGCCTTATATGtactaagtgtttaataaatgattgattgagtCATTGATTGGTTCTGCCCATCTGGGGCCAAATGGAACATCTAATCTTTCTTCCTCTGAGCTGGCTTTCAGATATTTGAACAGTCATcatatctctcctccccatcccccaagtCTTTTCTTATCTAGGCTGAATATCTCTAATTCATTAAATTACTCCTTATATAACAAGAACTCAAGGACTTTCACTACAGTGGATGCTCACCAATTTATCACTGTCTACGTTGAACTATGATTCCCATACGTGAACACAATGTTCCTGCAACAGTATTACTAATGACTTTTGCCACCAACAGAAAGAAACTCCCTAGAGAAAAGTTTAGCAACTTTCGAAAAGTGATTGTCTGGTGTTctaatctttttctgttttacatgCTGGGTAAGAAGAGAACCTATAGTCAATGGGTGACACATGTTAACCATTGACTCTCAGAGTTGATTGGCATTGGCATTTCCCACAAATTACTGGGAGCTGGCCATAGTGGCAGCAACCCTTCCTTCTAGTAATTGGGGTGGCATTCCACCTTAGATGACCTCTCCTAGAGCTTTTCTGAGTTTGATTGactgtgtctttctttttaaaatgtcttccaGCAAAACAAAAGAAGCATCCTGATACCTTAGGAAGAGGAAATAACCAGGTACGTTCTAACCCACCTTCGAAACAGTAAATTGAATGCAATAAGATCAAATATTAAGttctctatttgacatttaaaactctgTGTAACCTTGCCCCTTCCTATATTTCTGGTATTCTCATATCTTATTCCCTTCTGTGTACTCTACAATTCAACTGCACTTGCCTACCTGCGGttctttgaatatgatattccttttccatt
Proteins encoded:
- the BTLA gene encoding B- and T-lymphocyte attenuator isoform X2, with amino-acid sequence MRTSPVMYKNEAFLHVIFMASALGILFVQGNSPCHTPQVQRGTSFTSAPGMSITLKCPVNQCGKNLTVSWVKVNGTENFPIRDGPRKSTLWDKEKNLTLFRLHFDPVLEGDSGSYRCMVNYSQSSVFSSHQMNIYVTNSTETPLEQKPEKETRPWLFYLAVSMGPLVILILTCLGGLFLWKRKKQAKQKKHPDTLGRGNNQVTPRQSFGFNQAEEGTIEGTLPGPLSSETIIYNNDARPKVQMGPKVIYSNQGSEENQPGIVYASLNHSANGVNFLRRAEHRTEQLTEYASICVRK
- the BTLA gene encoding B- and T-lymphocyte attenuator isoform X1, which gives rise to MRTSPVMYKNEAFLHVIFMASALGILFVQGNSPCHTPQVQRGTSFTSAPGMSITLKCPVNQCGKNLTVSWVKVNGTENFPIRDGPRKSTLWDKEKNLTLFRLHFDPVLEGDSGSYRCMVNYSQSSVFSSHQMNIYVTSEYQLQSPDIYVTNSTETPLEQKPEKETRPWLFYLAVSMGPLVILILTCLGGLFLWKRKKQAKQKKHPDTLGRGNNQVTPRQSFGFNQAEEGTIEGTLPGPLSSETIIYNNDARPKVQMGPKVIYSNQGSEENQPGIVYASLNHSANGVNFLRRAEHRTEQLTEYASICVRK